Proteins from one Juglans microcarpa x Juglans regia isolate MS1-56 chromosome 6S, Jm3101_v1.0, whole genome shotgun sequence genomic window:
- the LOC121236433 gene encoding glucan endo-1,3-beta-glucosidase 11-like isoform X2, translating to MVASIGINYGQIANNLPSPESVVPLVKTIGATKVKLYDADPRVLKAFANTGVEFVVGLGNEYLAKMKDPENAQAWVKTNVQAYLPATNITSIFVGNEVLTFNDTALAGCLLPAMQNVHTALVNLGLDKQVAVTTAHSLAILETSYPPSAGAFRRDLSGCITQILSFHAKTGSPFLINAYPYFAYKASPKHVTLDFVLFQPNPGVVDPVTNLRYDNMLFAQIDAVYAALASAGYKKLPVHISETGWPSRGDEDEVGATPENAKKYNGNLFKLMKKKGTPMRPSSDLNIYVFALFNENMKPGPTSERNYGLFKPDGTPAYALCIATNDGVSNTTNFGGSTPGGSTADSSTPGSSDTPLTPPTGYLSITSAAPERYQSVAAPAFLFFFMSMMMMMMMGLVHH from the exons ATGGTTGCTTCAATTGGGATAAACTACGGCCAAATAGCGAACAATCTACCTTCGCCAGAGAGCGTGGTACCTCTTGTCAAAACCATCGGTGCCACTAAGGTGAAGCTCTACGACGCAGATCCACGAGTGCTCAAAGCATTCGCCAACACCGGCGTGGAATTCGTTGTCGGGCTGGGAAACGAGTACTTGGCGAAGATGAAGGACCCAGAAAATGCCCAAGCCTGGGTCAAGACCAACGTCCAGGCCTACCTTCCGGCAACGAACATCACCTCCATCTTCGTTGGCAACGAAGTTTTAACCTTCAACGACACCGCTCTCGCAGGTTGTCTCCTACCGGCAATGCAGAATGTGCACACGGCGCTCGTGAATCTTGGGTTAGACAAGCAGGTGGCTGTGACCACCGCTCACTCTCTGGCCATTCTCGAAACCTCGTACCCACCTTCGGCCGGGGCTTTTCGCCGCGATCTGTCGGGCTGTATCACCCAGATTTTGAGCTTCCACGCCAAGACGGGCTCGCCATTCTTAATCAACGCGTACCCTTACTTCGCGTACAAGGCGAGCCCGAAGCATGTCACGCTGGACTTCGTTCTCTTCCAGCCGAACCCAGGGGTCGTAGACCCTGTTACGAACCTCCGTTACGACAACATGCTGTTCGCGCAGATCGACGCCGTGTACGCCGCACTCGCTTCAGCTGGCTACAAGAAGCTGCCGGTTCACATCTCCGAGACGGGTTGGCCGTCGAGAGGGGACGAGGACGAGGTCGGCGCGACCCCGGAGAACGCCAAGAAGTACAACGGGAATCTGTTTAAGCTGATGAAGAAGAAGGGTACGCCGATGAGACCGAGCTCGGACCTGAACATCTACGTCTTTGCTTTGTTCAACGAGAACATGAAGCCCGGACCGACTTCGGAGAGGAATTACGGGCTGTTCAAGCCGGACGGGACTCCCGCGTACGCCCTTTGCATTGCAACAAACGACGGCGTTAGTAACACTACGAACTTCGGGGGCTCTACTCCTGGCGGCTCTACTGCTGACAGCTCTACTCCTGGCAGCTCTGATACCCCCCTGACGCCGCCCACAGGTTATTTGTCCATTACCTCTGCTGCTCCG GAGAGGTACCAATCTGTGGCTGCTCCAgcattccttttcttcttcatgtctatgatgatgatgatgatgatgggatTGGTCCACCATTAA
- the LOC121236433 gene encoding glucan endo-1,3-beta-glucosidase 11-like isoform X1 yields MELSTFRDCSSLILLFISGILLFPVMVASIGINYGQIANNLPSPESVVPLVKTIGATKVKLYDADPRVLKAFANTGVEFVVGLGNEYLAKMKDPENAQAWVKTNVQAYLPATNITSIFVGNEVLTFNDTALAGCLLPAMQNVHTALVNLGLDKQVAVTTAHSLAILETSYPPSAGAFRRDLSGCITQILSFHAKTGSPFLINAYPYFAYKASPKHVTLDFVLFQPNPGVVDPVTNLRYDNMLFAQIDAVYAALASAGYKKLPVHISETGWPSRGDEDEVGATPENAKKYNGNLFKLMKKKGTPMRPSSDLNIYVFALFNENMKPGPTSERNYGLFKPDGTPAYALCIATNDGVSNTTNFGGSTPGGSTADSSTPGSSDTPLTPPTGYLSITSAAPERYQSVAAPAFLFFFMSMMMMMMMGLVHH; encoded by the exons ATGGAGTTGAGCACATTTCGCGACTGCTCTTCGCTAATACTACTTTTTATCTCAG GAATTTTGTTGTTTCCTGTAATGGTTGCTTCAATTGGGATAAACTACGGCCAAATAGCGAACAATCTACCTTCGCCAGAGAGCGTGGTACCTCTTGTCAAAACCATCGGTGCCACTAAGGTGAAGCTCTACGACGCAGATCCACGAGTGCTCAAAGCATTCGCCAACACCGGCGTGGAATTCGTTGTCGGGCTGGGAAACGAGTACTTGGCGAAGATGAAGGACCCAGAAAATGCCCAAGCCTGGGTCAAGACCAACGTCCAGGCCTACCTTCCGGCAACGAACATCACCTCCATCTTCGTTGGCAACGAAGTTTTAACCTTCAACGACACCGCTCTCGCAGGTTGTCTCCTACCGGCAATGCAGAATGTGCACACGGCGCTCGTGAATCTTGGGTTAGACAAGCAGGTGGCTGTGACCACCGCTCACTCTCTGGCCATTCTCGAAACCTCGTACCCACCTTCGGCCGGGGCTTTTCGCCGCGATCTGTCGGGCTGTATCACCCAGATTTTGAGCTTCCACGCCAAGACGGGCTCGCCATTCTTAATCAACGCGTACCCTTACTTCGCGTACAAGGCGAGCCCGAAGCATGTCACGCTGGACTTCGTTCTCTTCCAGCCGAACCCAGGGGTCGTAGACCCTGTTACGAACCTCCGTTACGACAACATGCTGTTCGCGCAGATCGACGCCGTGTACGCCGCACTCGCTTCAGCTGGCTACAAGAAGCTGCCGGTTCACATCTCCGAGACGGGTTGGCCGTCGAGAGGGGACGAGGACGAGGTCGGCGCGACCCCGGAGAACGCCAAGAAGTACAACGGGAATCTGTTTAAGCTGATGAAGAAGAAGGGTACGCCGATGAGACCGAGCTCGGACCTGAACATCTACGTCTTTGCTTTGTTCAACGAGAACATGAAGCCCGGACCGACTTCGGAGAGGAATTACGGGCTGTTCAAGCCGGACGGGACTCCCGCGTACGCCCTTTGCATTGCAACAAACGACGGCGTTAGTAACACTACGAACTTCGGGGGCTCTACTCCTGGCGGCTCTACTGCTGACAGCTCTACTCCTGGCAGCTCTGATACCCCCCTGACGCCGCCCACAGGTTATTTGTCCATTACCTCTGCTGCTCCG GAGAGGTACCAATCTGTGGCTGCTCCAgcattccttttcttcttcatgtctatgatgatgatgatgatgatgggatTGGTCCACCATTAA